The DNA window TTCTGCCTGTGGAAATTACAAAATTATACAGCTGCCTATGCACCAACTGATCTCTCTAACATGAGCTTCTttttctggctgcatgactgatAATCACTTGATGGTTGGTGGTTACACACAGTGTGGACAACCAGCTTCCACTTAAATTTCCTGtcatgaaacaggaaaaactgTTGAGGTCAAGGCACACTCTGACTTTTGTAAGAGTTTTGTTATCAAATGAGAACATTTTGGTCACACCCCTCTGAAAGATAGCATAGCTTAAAtgtttcctctttattttttgtaacaGGCTGTGTGTCCAGAGTCAATGACCTCTATCTTTGATGTTATCTTATAAATGTGCTATTTTTTTCAAGGCTTCAGCACAACCATTTACCCCAATCAATATTCATTTGtgttgacataaaaaaaaaaaaaaaaccaacctaGAAAACTATGTTTTTAAAGTTGTATTTGGGTATGAGCACTGATAATCGagataaaatgtaaacacaggtgctgtCTTTATGATGACAGGTTTGGATTCGTCCTACCATACAACACCACATGCCTCCATGTGACACAAAAGGAATGcagaaagttttgtttttaaaaacctttCCTCATTGGCAGGTGTATCAGAGATAATAGTTAACAGTTTTCAAAAATCACTTGTTCTTTTAGCAGCCGTCACACTGCACATTGGACTGAACTCCCGTTTACATGATCAGCTTTAACTACAGAGGACAAGGAAATCTCTGAAAATCATCTACAGGTATAACAATCAAATGTCATTTTAGTTTTACAGGTTTTATGTTCTTTGGGTTTGACTGAGGGGCTTTTTTAGCGTAAATGTTGCCAGTACTGAacccctaaaaactgagcacagcaTCAGGctacaaaacattaaaactggTGCAGTACAAACAGGTGAGTTTACACTGCACCCCATAGAAAAGAAAGATTCTTCTGAATCATATCATGTGTTACTTAATACTGATTGAAGGAAAAGGTTCAGTActagcaaaaatataaaaacaaagatttacagaaagtattaaaatcacaaatctaacttttttttaGCAGTCAAAATTATAGATAAACTGTgccaataataattttaaaaatttgtattATCTGTTgtaaaaatcatttaaactcAACCAGACTTCCTTGTGACTCTAGTTCATGTCTTGTTTGCATGAAGGTGTTCAGGAACATGGGTTGTGTGTGTCTTCTGGTGCTTTTGTTGAGTTAAGCTTAAAACACGTTCtaggctttttttgtgtgtcttcatAGTTCAATGAAGccagacaggaaagcagggagaaagagtgGTAAAGGGCCCCAGGTCACAATCAAACCTGGGctgctacagtcagccttgTGGCTCATTTTCACCTGTTCAACTTGTAAGCTAAACTCGCACCTCAGcttaaagcattttaattcaAAGTTTCACCACTAATGCCAAATCCGACTACTTTTCTGTTTGAGAACTTGTTTCTCAAGTCTTGAGGGAGATTACGTGTCCCAGTGGATCAGGAGAATTCATCTAAGATTACTTGATACTGGAGACGTAGAAAATGCTCACAACTGCTATACGCTGATGACAAAACctttgtgttgtattttgtaAGATGAGCTTGACTGAACAAAAGCTTTCAGTCATTAGTTGGGAAACATCAGATGTATAAACAGGCTAATGAGGAACTTTCTCTTGGCGTTTCTTTAGTGTGCTTTTCTTCTTAGAGTCACAAAGGTTTGTACTCTATCTTCAGCGATGTTACAGCTGGACCAGCTCAGGCAGCATCAGTCAGTTCAATAATAAGAGGTGTACAAGGTTGGGTGACATGTTTAGCTGTGATCAATCCAACCATGTTAGAGGTTAAATTATTTCCTTTAACTTTTATTTGAATCATTTTTAGTTACCTACAGTATTAGAAAATGCTGTAGATGAATGAATAGCAGCTGACATagaagaaagttttttttttaaattattaacagGCCACATGTAATAAAAAGCTTCATAGAACTGTggagatgttttcattttttggcCTCTGTTTACACTCACCTCTCCCATGATCATTATCGTTTAAACTTTTAGCAGCCAAAGAGCTAAATATCTCTGTTAGCAGCTTAAGACTGGCCTGAAACATGATTCAGAATGAATGATAAGGTAACTCATTGTCTCTAAAAGTTGCTTAATAAATACACTACTGCGTGTGTGATGTTTTTTGATCCTTTAAACTTCCAGCCTAGGAATAACTGCTGGATACATTTTTGTCATGCTGGATACATTTTTGCTTCCAGATGAATAAATCTACCTCTTTTCCCTGTTTCCTTCCAGCCATGAGAGACAGATTAAGGCACCTGCATCAGGTGCAGACTGATACTGAGGGTTTCAGCACAGTGGAGCTGGATTACCTGCCAGAGCATcaagaagaaacagctggaaataGTGACCTGGATGGTGTCCTAAAGGACGCCCAGCTGATACGTCTGGAAATCCAGCAGATCCAAAATGATATCAGTGAACTGAAGGATGCGAACTATCAGGCTTTGAATAGGACTTCCGATTCCTCTGTGACAAAGCGGGACTCCAATGCAATTGGGGCAGATATCAAGCGCAGAGGAGAAGCTGCGCTGCGGCAACTGCATATGCTGAATCACCTCAGAGATGAACTGGAGGCTCAGCGTGGGAGCTTGGACCCTACAGTGCGCATTGCTCGAACACAGTACCACTGTCTGACCAATGCTTTGCGGGAGGTGATGTTCAGCTACAATGACACAGAGATGAACCACAGGGAAGCTTGTAAAAGGCAGATACAGAGACAGATGGAGATAGTGGGCAGGGAGGTTAGcatggaggagctggaggagatgaTGGAGGGTGAAGAACTGACTGTGTTCAGCGTCCAGATACAAGGGAAATCTGCCCGGTCTGCCCTCATGCAGATTGAGAGCCGGCACCGGGAGATGCAGGAGCTGGAGAAGAGAATTGAGGGGATCCAGGAACTATTCCTAGATGTGGCCATCCTCATGGAGGAGCAGGGCATAGCAGTGGAAAACATCcagaaaaatgttcaaaatacTGATGTGATCATTCAGGAAGGCAAGGTCTATCTGAATAATGCCATGACATCTGATAAAAACAACCCCTTCAAGAAGCTGTTTTGTGGCTGCTTTCCATGTTATTACAGTTAAGTCTTATGAAGGCCTTAATGATTCTAACATATGGTGGCTGTTAATGAATTGCACTGGTTTCCAGGATAAACCCACAGTTATGTGCAAGGAAGGTGGAGCCATTTATTGAAAGGTTTGAACACCGACAGTGATGAGGCAAAGCTTTGCTGGTCTTAGTAAAACAAGTCCCACCAGTGGACTGGCTGTCCCTTTCTCTGGAATGGGCCCCAAGTCTGAACTGGATAAATGCTTTAGAAAATGGATACATGGATAgataatgttaaaatattaatattggtCATTCATCTGTAAAAGCAAAGTGCAATTGGTAGAGCAAAGACTCATAAACTGTTGATATTTAACCTTAAATCCTTAAACTAGTAGTGTTGAGATCATTATTTTAGGTATGTTTAGACTttatgtgattttatgtggatGCGTGATGTGGTTTTTATTGATTAAAGTGTAAACCGTTAGTAACAGCCCAGCATGACTAAGACTCCTGTGACCTTTAATGAGTTCTCTTTCAAATGTTGATAAAGCCATTGTTCCTGTAACTGTGCATGATATCACGTAAATGAGAGTGCCAAAAATCTCTATTTCTTAACATGCTGGCTTATATTAAAAGTATATGACCTTTCCTCCTTAATTCCACACAATTGAAATAAACAAGCTTGTGTTACTACTGCTTATTCATTTCATCTTAATCTTCATCTTCTGAAATTTTACAGTATGGGCACTGCTTTGGTACTACACCTTGGTACATTTTGGATTGCActattttttaatgcaaaactgCTGCTTATAACTGACTAAATGGAGCAAATGACAGTGACCATAACACTTCTTCTGCCTCAACATATAAAGCAGTTATAAGGGCTTTATAGTACTTTGCCCAACTACCAAAGAGGTTACAACATTCACAGTggtcccttttttttcctctgagacaTGAAACTTTCTGGAAGTATTACAACATTCTACTTTTtgacttcatcttttttttttttttaattgaaatggCATTTTAAAATCTTGCTATATAAAAGAGATCAATTTGCACATTTCACCAATGTCAAAAACGTATTCTTAAACACTAAATAGATCTTACTGTGGGACTTTTTCTCCCGTTTGCAGCGTCAGTGTTGTACTTTGATTAATGTTTTTGTATCATGATAACAAGATGtattcatgttttttaaaaactgttttatatttttagagtAAAGAATTTAAACTATAATGAGATTCGATTCACAATTCTAAAGGACATGAAAAACGCTTGGTGCGCCAATGGCACGGTttgacataaaaacacacaaatgactGTGACTGACCCACACCTCCTTCCTGGAATCAAACTCGAGAAGCAGTG is part of the Archocentrus centrarchus isolate MPI-CPG fArcCen1 chromosome 22, fArcCen1, whole genome shotgun sequence genome and encodes:
- the LOC115773080 gene encoding syntaxin-11-like, producing MRDRLRHLHQVQTDTEGFSTVELDYLPEHQEETAGNSDLDGVLKDAQLIRLEIQQIQNDISELKDANYQALNRTSDSSVTKRDSNAIGADIKRRGEAALRQLHMLNHLRDELEAQRGSLDPTVRIARTQYHCLTNALREVMFSYNDTEMNHREACKRQIQRQMEIVGREVSMEELEEMMEGEELTVFSVQIQGKSARSALMQIESRHREMQELEKRIEGIQELFLDVAILMEEQGIAVENIQKNVQNTDVIIQEGKVYLNNAMTSDKNNPFKKLFCGCFPCYYS